From a region of the Dictyostelium discoideum AX4 chromosome 2 chromosome, whole genome shotgun sequence genome:
- the captD gene encoding CDP-alcohol phosphatidyltransferase produces the protein MVYITPKGKINLPNYKGGTTIDKSIMYQYITAIGLFCNFLGLFSVFYFIGFNESIGGNKPTLEDDSSVRWVYLFAGMMIFIYMMMDNIDGKQARRTKTSSPLGELFDHGCDSLCTGLLPLIVGISMGIRSWEILIAFMAATIPFYLAHWEEYFTHHLVLGALNGPTEAECMAILFCFLTGIFGQWIWFIKIDFSVLTFNHIQYTGQLNEMIFFAMAIISFVTAFQNILTSTKKAIDMKISLFTAYSQPIPFIIFFCSEFIWLKLSPSLFLTYPIIHILSLTFIFSYVVCRCIVQRICQEDFRLFYKPLIFLIGCVLNTAAKVYLNIEILDEQISVLLLFAISLGFMFHFTYSIIQEMCLVLKINAFTIPSSSPPIKKLN, from the exons atggtatACATAACACCAAAGggtaaaataaatttaccCAATTATAAAGGTGGTACAACCATTGATAAATCTATAATGTATCAATAT attacagcaattggattattttgtaattttttaggATTGTTTTcagtattttattttattggatTTAATGAGAGTATTGGAGGTAATAAACCAACATTAGAGGATGATAGTTCAGTTAGATGggtttatttatttgcaGGAATGATGATATTCATTTATATGATGATGGACAATATCGATGGTAAACAAGCAAGAAGAACAAAAACATCATCCCCATTGGGTGAATTATTCGACCACGGATGCGACTCGTTATGCACTGGACTGCTTCCATTGATAGTCGGTATTTCGATGGGTATTCGTAGCTGGGAGATCCTAATTGCATTTATGGCAGCCACAATACCATTCTACTTAGCCCACTGGGAGGAATACTTCACCCACCATCTTGTATTGGGCGCATTGAATGGCCCAACCGAGGCAGAGTGTATGGCAATATTGTTCTGTTTCCTCACTGGTATATTTGGTCAATGGATTTGGTTCATAAAGATTGATTTCAGTGTACTCACATTCAACCATATCCAATACACAGGTCAATTGAATGAAATGATCTTTTTCGCTATGGCAATAATCTCATTCGTTACAgcatttcaaaatattttaacatCAACTAAAAAAGCAATAGATATGAAAATTAGTTTATTCACTGCTTATTCACAACCAATTCCattcattatctttttttgcTCTGAATTTATTTGGTTAAAATTATCaccttctttatttttaacttatCCAATAATTCATATATTAAGtttaacttttattttctcATATGTAGTT tgTCGTTGTATTGTTCAAAGAATTTGTCAAGAAGATTTtagattattttataaaccattaatatttttaattggttgtgTTTTAAATACAGCAGCTAAagtttatttgaatattgaaattttgGATGAACAAATttcagtattattattatttgctatTAGTTTAGGTTTCATGTTCCATTTTACATATAGTATCATTCAAGAAATGtgtttagttttaaaaattaatgcATTTACAattccatcatcatcaccaccaattaaaaaattaaattaa
- the zizC gene encoding DOCK family protein, which produces MELSTEDNSQTNNNNNNNSNNSNTNSEQIKEPNCNSNNSNNNNSNNLNNSIISDLSTPGNNIIQVKMDEESQSSQSISESSTPTIIGNQKDEVVTSSNNSSPLTQSQQTNTLSESTELKVSSQTATKETSDSSPPTGEGSSLTPQNSVSPLTGSRDIDSQHDGGGSIHSSSPPPPLSTTSSEPSESSLPQTLTSSIPSIPIPNNTSTTTTTTTTTTTNTTTTPLSSSTTITKPPSLSSSVEKQYPPPITGNPRLNLLNNGGSGNRSTNGLDVHKYRTFIGSKLQSTNVKDDPLAEEMIYLPKDDLSFSKVEAYHRIISTAMSLPPGIPPEYFNPFEFNQHVKTSIDTFNAPRKTITRNYEKFKKDQDRLIIINNSPSISQQQQLQNGLISANTSFYIGSTSATSINGGNSNNNSFLDYFNNSKENSSGLSNTNLNSNSILNDKYECDIVYEKELLNSKLATVQSSTGRNSGGVIDEKDLPPSWAESSDELHFEYQQPITSDIELENQEQRKRQRHHGFFKYYKPDYNWGSGTEVSLCNRTIVDPWKKSNSISVLLEFKGLVFLLGEHEPFYCQMFLYDSVNKCRLSESFHFDFNPERLKLLVDNGNIKSNSITNDKNNSNPESDSSSSTSSSSSVAAANTNPSTPDYLTQCRHVLVSLPVKQQKDIWIVVKINKVMQGDPDVIKEPYTKLDEKEIGKSKVKVSTTIQDIGKRLGRFHQPFSITTLPLTNEGGFVKPGTVECDLYKQVPKDLSDLQDLITDIKDPSKKKKLKTLLGAFTCVVHKTEGELPPYGQRLDPSYNFIKSSEPYNNANQIDSNKSYNNNNQNNQNNNNNSNSTNTSSDNVPQQSPAILITPDCTPPFKSINPQVALSMSSLNSLTTTTTTPPTNNNNTTTTTNTTTNTTNENNQQPDLSPTLSPRRQLQHSSSYSNSIKRVNTLAALNPVIPAIREIQCFSKYPELIPHYQQFNNLYIYPETVCLNKAHGRNISIKIEIREDDSVVGGQALKLIYGKSSCQRFQSVFHTETHYHNKNPIFFDEIKAKLPPILPSKLHILFTFYHIVCKVGKRDEVSENIIGFSALPLYREKKFVDNGPHSLPLAIGPPKSGYLGRMTEGDYVLLENGKSLFKFDLKLNSSLFPQNTHLNKFLLQSKDEKELTNCLNHFHLFDPLESIKFFPVIMNHLLYVLCNRESTVGSTAIKALLVLLSKIQSYLEDSNIRVPLLSSYITHIFDNPPDTKIPVHTALCTRLVLFLMRKRSNDFSDISNSSIFSFSWFIFDLIIKSIGLYKLDGKVPIKDGATSPSLPFFEIHDPEFIKFIPKLVSFGLSHILNSITTNQDCRLASDANNNLALFIRDLFGVFDRGVVIDLLFTFINDINQGIGKDPQNATTFLYYKFDFLKIICDYEHYINLNIPTLYSISSIQNLSTKINDTHPISGILIREVLEIIFHGYHSIEVRNVAFTTLSTILTKHDYDQRYQTLAKKERIASIYFPLILELIDHQDKFNHWFSIADITEKRLLISSLLFVLKNLSKPLLKQWFHKEVPQRLNILFELLGQFANAFEYQQIKNQQQNQQQQQQQNGAIGGSGSGGSGGNSINHSQGDSGNYPSQSIESGTGIQNQNNNSTSSIGTISSSGSFIPTPPPPMSMMAHSGKLSKDVFMKKNQSSPLKDSSSNLLNRSGSNSSLSINTSGGGSTNQQQQQISPSASQEVIPPSPPSTPPVPSTNLQQQQQQQQQQQQSNITTSTDSNNGDGINLIQAFAHATIKEATSINSSSSSLSIPNDPAAAAGAVIGNRNRTSVNGSTSMGTSAAISAAVVAAAAASGPNRNRQIGTNEAVLASEANLIILDFIEDLIKYQYTLLKENDSPLFEKLFQLFIILLKKRQSHRVTSCLFASLRSFVFKFRNHFFKDQQNNYCNQLCCEVLRYCNFPSKEIRAVATGFLYSMIKHNNQVVGNFGRMKIQATIALSNLANSGVFKNDFKNLERSFSTISKYSIEERMLESSNNTIIGLNLLATLSKDEIQEVKNKFSIQIQKMSNKLSKIIRDTVRANLLKANSDPETIHELYSEIASGYSDTPIIRIDWLNILANKHIEEENFFEAAVCKLRIALLIIEYLEQNKLIPCKLDLTLIDQICPGISEHVIQEDDGVFTSPIFSLHGLTTTILLATNQFRMGDYFEYSILLYKFLMPLYEKNRDFANLSDCHKQITDLYKEIIKAYENKSRMLGRYYRVGFYGEGFEDLDGKEFIYKEPKLTHLFALSERLKTFYTKKFHQEVVVFPDSGKIERSNLDTGRLYLQITSLKPYFDPKDLELSPRPDYFEKHTLLKDFVFITPFTLTGRTQGSITEQFHRKTILTIENTAPNMLKRYLVASKKEIEISPIENSIETIQKRNQLLSIEINQNPPSIKTLQGVLQGSVLLQVNAGALEICRGFLANQMRVNWPAHHIETLAQECTIFLKHCKRALDINKNKIQMNQISFHQELELGYAKLYFKMDRYIRAEINNESDEEAIDMDQQPETVQSSYGAEDESSLITDLSYDDDISIKESSPNNILDNLLPNLKKKSMDNFLTIKEDKRIKRGSAEFDNNSTTLNNNNSNNNNNNNSNSNNNSPFPIQTPRSMNDKKFSNNH; this is translated from the exons ATGGAGTTGTCAACTGAAGACAATTCacaaaccaataataataataataataatagtaataatagtaatacaaATAGTGAACAAATTAAAGAACCAAattgtaatagtaataatagtaataataataatagtaataatttaaataattcaataatatCGGACTTATCAACACCAggaaataatataatacaaGTTAAAATGGATGAAGAAAGTCAATCATCACAATCGATATCAGAATCATCAACGCCTACAATCATAGGAAATCAAAAGGATGAAGTAGtaacatcatcaaataattcatcaccattaaCTCAATCACAACAAACCAATACATTATCAGAATCAACTGAATTAAAAGTATCATCGCAAACAGCAACTAAAGAAACATCAGACTCTTCACCACCAACAGGTGAGGGTTCATCATTAACACCTCAAAATTCTGTTTCACCATTAACAGGATCAAGAGATATCGATTCACAacatgatggtggtggtagtattcattcatcatcaccaccaccaccactatcaacaacatcaagtGAACCAAGTGAATCATCTTTACCACAAACTTTAACTTCATCAATTCCATCAATTCCAATACCAAATAatacttcaacaacaacaacaaccactaccactactactactaatacaactacaacaccattatcatcatcaacaacaataacaaaaccaccatcattatcatcaagtGTTGAAAAACAATATCCACCACCAATTACAGGTAATCCaagattaaatttattaaataatggtggtagtggtaatagATCAACCAATGGATTGGACGTACATAAATATAGAACATTTATAGGATCTAAATTACAATCAACCAATGTAAAAGATGATCCTTTAGCAGAGGAAATGATCTATTTACCAAAGGATGAtctatcattttcaaaagttGAAGCATATCATCGTATCATTTCAACAGCTATGAGTTTACCACCTGGTATACCACCCGAATATTTCAATCCTTTTGAATTTAATCAACATGTTAAAACTTCAATCGATACCTTTAATGCACCACGTAAAACTATAACTAgaaattatgaaaaatttaaaaaggatCAAGATcgtttaataattataaataattcaccatcaatatcacaacaacaacaacttcaaaatGGTTTAATATCAGCAAATACTAGTTTTTATATAGGTAGTACAAGTGCTACTAGTATCaatggtggtaatagtaataataatagttttttagattattttaataatagtaaagaaAATAGTAGTGGTTTGAGtaatacaaatttaaattcaaatagtattttaaatgataaatatgAATGTGATATAGTTTATGAAAAGgagttattaaattcaaaattagcGACAGTACAATCATCAACTGGTAGAAACAGTGGTGGAGTTATAGATGAGAAAGATTTACCACCAAGTTGGGCAGAGTCATCAGATGAATTACATTTTGAATATCAACAACCCATTACATCCGATATAGAGTTGGAGAATCAGGAACAAAGAAAACGTCAACGTCATCATggtttctttaaatattataaaccAGACTATAATTGGGGATCAGGTACAGAGGTATCACTTTGTAATAGAACCATAGTTGATCCATggaaaaaatcaaattcaatcagTGTATTATTGGAATTCAAAGGTTTAGTATTTCTATTGGGTGAACATGAACCATTCTATTGTCAAATGTTTTTATATGATTCTGTTAATAAATGTAGATTAAGTGAATCATTTCATTTTGATTTCAATCCTGAaagattgaaattattagttgataatggtaatattaaatcaaattcaattacaaatgataaaaataatagcaatCCAGAATctgattcatcatcatccacatcttcatcatcatcagtgGCAGCAGCAAATACAAATCCTTCAACACCAGATTATTTAACACAATGTAGACATGTTTTAGTATCATTACCAGTGAAACAACAAAAGGATATTTGGATAgttgttaaaattaataaagttaTGCAAGGTGATCCAGATGTAATCAAAGAACCTTATACCAAATTGGATGAGAAAGAAATTGGTAAATCTAAAGTAAAAGTTTCAACAACCATTCAAGATATTGGTAAAAGATTGGGTAGATTTCATCAACCATTCTCAATTACTACTTTACCATTAACAAATGAAGGTGGTTTTGTTAAACCTGGTACTGTGGAATGTGATCTCTATAAACAAGTTCCAAAGGATTTATCTGATCTTCAAGATTTAATCACTGATATTAAAGATCcttcaaagaaaaagaaattaaaaactttattagGTGCTTTCACTTGTGTAGTTCATAAAACTGAAGGTGAATTACCACCATATGGTCAACGTTTAGATCCAtcttataattttattaaatcttcTGAACCTTATAATAATGCAAATCAAATTGATTCTAATAaatcatataataataataatcaaaataatcaaaataataataataatagtaatagtacaAATACTTCATCAGATAATGTACCACAACAATCACCAGCAATTTTAATTACACCAGATTGTACACcaccatttaaatcaattaatccaCAAGTTGCATTATCAATgtcatcattaaattcacttacaacaacaacaacaacaccaccaacaaataataataatactacaacaacaacaaatacaacaacaaatacaacaaatgaaaataatcaacaaccagatttatcaccaacattatcaccaagaagacaattacaacattcatcatcatattcAAATAGTATTAAACGTGTTAATACATTAGCAGCACTTAATCCAGTTATACCAGCAATTAGAGAGATTCAATGTTTTTCAAAGTATCCAGAATTAATACCACATTatcaacaatttaataatctttATATTTATCCAGAAACtgtttgtttaaataaagCTCATGGTAGAAATATATCAATAAAGATTGAAATACGAGAAGATGATTCAGTAGTTGGTGGTCAAgcattgaaattaatttatggTAAATCATCATGTCAAAGATTCCAATCGGTATTTCATACAGAAACTCATTATCATAATAAGAATCCAATATTCTTTGATGAGATTAAAGCTAAGTTACCACCTATTTTACCATCGAAATTACATATACTATTCACATTTTATCATATAGTTTGTAAAGTTGGTAAAAGAGATGAAGTATCAGAGAATATCATTGGTTTCTCTGCATTGCCTCTATATAGAGAGAAGAAATTCGTTGATAATGGTCCACACTCATTACCATTGGCAATTGGTCCACCTAAAAGTGGTTATCTTGGTAGAATGACTGAAGGAGATTATGTACTCTTGGAGAATGGTAAAAGTTTATTCAAATTTgatctaaaattaaattcaagtCTTTTCCCTCAAAACACTcatttaaacaaatttttattacaatcaaaagatgaaaaagaattaaccAATTGCTTAAATCATTTCCATTTATTCGATCCattagaatcaattaaattcttcCCTGTAATTATGAATCATTTACTTTATGTACTTTGTAATAGAGAGAGTACTGTTGGTTCAACTGCAATTAAAGCTTTATTGGTTTTACTCTCAAAAATTCAATCATACCTTGAAGATTCAAATATTCGtgtaccattattatcatcttaTATAACTCATATTTTTGATAATCCACCTGATACAAAAATACCTGTTCATACTGCATTATGTACAagattagttttatttttaatgagaAAAaga tcaaatgattttagtgatatttcaaattcatcaatattttcattttcatggtttatatttgatttaataattaaatcaattggatTATATAAATTAGATGGTAAAGTACCAATAAAGGATGGAGCAACATCACCAAGTTTACCATTTTTCGAAATTCATGATCCAGAATTTATAAAGTTTATACCAAAATTAGTATCATTTGGACTATCacatattttaaattcaattacaacaaatCAAGATTGTAGATTGGCATCTgatgcaaataataatttagcaTTATTTATTAGGGATTTATTTGGTGTTTTCGATAGAGGTGTTGTTATAGATTTATTATTCACTTTtataaatgatattaatcAAGGTATTGGAAAGGATCCACAAAATGCAACaacttttctttattataaattcGATTTTCTAAAGATCATTTGTGATTATGAACATTATATAAATCTAAATATACCAACACTCTATTCAATTAGTAGTATTCAAAATTTGTCAACTAAAATCAATGATACTCATCCAATTTCGGGTATTTTGATTCGTGAGGTTTTGGAAATCATTTTCCATGGTTATCATTCAATTGAAGTTAGGAATGTGGCTTTTACAACATTGAGTACCATTCTAACAAAACATGACTATGATCAACGTTATCAAACACTTgcaaagaaagaaagaattgCTTCAATTTATTTCCctttaattttagaattaattgatcatCAAGATAAATTCAATCATTGGTTTAGTATTGCAGATATCACTGAAAAACGTTTACTCATTTCCTCtctattatttgtattaaagaatttatcaaaaccattattaaaacaatggTTTCATAAAGAAGTACCACAaagattaaatattttattcgAATTATTAGGTCAATTTGCAAATGCTTTTGAATatcaacaaattaaaaatcaacaacaaaatcaacaacaacagcaacaacaaaatggtgctattggtggtagtggtagtggtggtagtggtggtaatagtaTTAATCATTCTCAAGGTGATAGTGGTAATTATCCTTcacaatcaattgaatctgGTACAGgtattcaaaatcaaaataataatagtactaGTAGTATTGGTACAATTTCCTCATCTGGTAGTTTTATACCAACTCCACCACCTCCAATGTCAATGATGGCACATAGTGGTAAGTTATCAAAAGATGTTTTCatgaaaaagaatcaatCTTCACCATTAAAAGATTcttcttcaaatttattaaatagatcaggttcaaattcttcattatcaattaatacaagtggtggtggtagtactaatcaacaacaacaacaaatttcaCCATCTGCTTCACAAGAAGTTataccaccatcaccaccatctaCACCACCTGTTCCATCTACAaatttacaacaacagcaacagcaacaacaacaacaacaacaatcaaatattacaacatcaacagattcaaataatggtgatggtattaatttaattcaagCATTTGCACATGCAACAATTAAAGAAGCTACAAGtattaatagtagtagttcAAGCCTTTCAATACCAAATGATccagcagcagcagcaggAGCAGTAATTGGTAATCGTAATAGAACATCAGTTAATGGTAGTACAAGTATGGGAACAAGTGCAGCAATTTCAGCAGCAGTTGtagcagcagcagcagcatCAGGACCAAATAGAAATCGTCAAATTGGCACAAATGAAGCTGTATTAGCATCTGaagcaaatttaattatattagaTTTCATAGaggatttaattaaatatcaaTATACATTACTTAAAGAGAATGATTCaccattatttgaaaagttattccaattatttataattctaTTAAAGAAACGTCAATCACATCGTGTAACAAGTTGTTTATTTGCATCATTACGTTCATTCGTATTCAAATTTAGAAATCATTTCTTTAAAGATCAACAAAACAATTATTGTAATCAATTATGTTGTGAAGTATTACGTTATTGTAATTTCCCATCAAAAGAGATTAGAGCTGTTGCAACCGGTTTCTTATATTCAATGATTAAACATAATAATCAAGTGGTTGGTAATTTTGGTAGAATGAAAATTCAAGCCACAATTGCATTGAGTAATCTAGCCAATAGTGgtgtatttaaaaatgatttcaaaaatttagAAAGATCATTTTCAAccatttcaaaatattcaattgaGGAGCGTATGTTGGAATCGTCCAATAATACAATCATTGGTTTGAATCTATTGGCAACCCTATCAAAGGATGAAATTCAAGAggtgaaaaataaatttagtattcaaattcaaaagatGTCAAATAAACTTTCAAAGATTATTCGTGATACAGTTAGAGCAAACCTTTTGAAAGCAAATTCCGATCCTGAAACCATTCATGAACTTTATAGTGAGATTGCATCTGGTTATTCCGATACACCAATCATTAGAATCGATTGGTTGAATATTTTAGCAAATAAACATATCGAAGAGGAGAATTTCTTTGAGGCAGCAGTTTGTAAACTTAGAATAGCTCTATTGATCATTGAGTATTtagaacaaaataaattaataccaTGTAAATTGGATTTAACATTGATCGATCAAATTTGTCCAGGAATTTCTGAACATGTAATTCAAGAGGATGATGGTGTTTTCACATCACCAATTTTCTCATTACATGGTTTAACCACAACGATTCTATTGGCAACTAATCAATTCCGTATGGGTGATTATTTCGAATATTCAATTCTACTTTATAAATTCCTAATGCCACTCTATGAAAAGAATAGAGATTTCGCAAATCTTTCCGATTGTCATAAACAAATCACCGATCTATACAAAGAGATCATCAAAGCctatgaaaataaatcacGTATGTTGGGTCGTTATTATAGAGTTGGTTTCTATGGTGAAGGATTTGAAGATTTGGATGGAAAAGAATTCATTTATAAAGAACCAAAACTCACTCATTTATTCGCACTCTCTGAACGTTTGAAAACTTTTTACACAAAGAAATTCCATCAAGAAGTTGTGGTTTTCCCTGACAGTGGAAAAATTGAACGTTCCAATTTGGATACTGGTAGACTTTATCTCCAAATCACTTCTTTGAAACCATATTTTGATCCAAAGGATTTAGAATTATCACCAAGACCTGATTATTTCGAAAAACATACCCTTTTGAAAGATTTTGTTTTCATTACACCTTTTACACTCACTGGTCGTACTCAAGGTTCAATCACTGAACAATTTCATCGTAAAACTATACTCACCATTGAAAATACTGCTCCAAATATGTTGAAACGTTATTTGGTAGCAAGTAAGAAAGAGATTGAAATTAGTCCAATCGagaattcaattgaaaccaTTCAAAAGAGAAATCAATTGTTATCCATTGAAATCAATCAAAATCCaccatcaattaaaactttacAAGGTGTTTTACAAGGTAGTGTTTTATTGCAAGTCAATGCTGGTGCCTTGGAGATTTGTCGTGGTTTCTTGGCAAATCAAATGCGTGTTAATTGGCCCGCTCATCATATTGAAACTTTGGCTCAGGAATGTAcaatctttttaaaacattgTAAACGTGCTTTGGATATCAATAAGAATAAGATTCAAATGAATCAAATCTCTTTTCATCAAGAATTGGAATTGGGTTATGCTAAACTTTACTTTAAAATGGATCGTTATATTCgtgctgaaattaataatgaatctgATGAAGAAGCTATCGATATGGATCAACAACCTGAAACTGTTCAATCTTCATATGGAGCCGAGGATGAATCTTCTCTAATCACTGATTTAtcatatgatgatgatatctCTATTAAAGAATCTtcaccaaataatattttagataatttattaccaaatttaaaaaagaaatcaatggataattttttaacaattaaaGAAGATAAACGTATTAAAAGAGGTTCTgctgaatttgataataattcaacaacattaaataataataatagtaataataataataataataattccaatagtaataataattcaccattTCCAATCCAAACTCCAAGGTCAATgaatgataaaaaattttcaaataatcattaa
- the utp5 gene encoding NUC189 domain-containing protein produces the protein MTSVTTYDKDRELFARVGKDNKIEVFNSFNCKLLHTFVEIEESKNQIILLTFSTHDKSEKKEYYKNLVAVSNSGKIYMYDCIDFKKKGIFDTHSKNITAVVLGKRYLFTSSHGGKVSQWDIKTKHIIRSFESSEKSISSMGLNNRESQLAIANNDITFIDLSNFKESKKVSTGSNSIKQIQFTQDDKFLICNRYQPTIQIYNIEKLTANNTNTTEPTFTLNATSPTKSISIFTHEIKRASKTVTQYLISSLLQNSQINIWAYYQDDQYNTDAETPITEITNKSNQIISMNFHSASELILAFFEKEKYQFERVKFFDKKSFIKSITVENPIEFDKTTTINNKKQKTSETISIQGNAAEMKQDKVNLPTIKKSTDSIASAGTIVDLIAQSLKSDNDNLLLSSIKVNFNVIQSTVKSLPSPYAYSLLSKLLKYLATDNSKSLIVLPWINCIIKDHSSYLLSVPNLSKKLSVLNTIIQDKFELHNRLSKLVGKFELISSQTKGDKTESIDYEPSLVYDEASDNEQQDADGDMVEEDDEDDESDEFDGMEGADDEDDEEIDDDIADLMDDDDDL, from the exons atgacaTCTGTTACTACTTATGATAAAGATAGAGAATTATTCGCTCGTGTTGGTAAAGACAACAAGATCGAAGTTTTCAActcttttaattgtaaaCTTTTACACACATTCGTAGAAATTGAAgaatcaaaaaatcaaattattttattgacATTCTCAACACACGATAAAAGTGAAAaa aaagaatattataaaaatttagtaGCAGTATCAAATTCAGGTAAAATTTATATGTATGATTGTATtgattttaagaaaaaaggTATTTTCGATACccattcaaaaaatataacaGCAGTAGTATTAggtaaaagatatttattcaCATCAAGTCATGGTGGTAAAGTTTCACAATGGGATATAAAGACAAAACATATCATAAGATCATTTGAATCATCAGagaaatcaatttcatcaatggGATTAAATAATCGTGAATCTCAATTAGCTATAGCAAATAATGATATCACATTCATTGATTTATCAAACTTTAAAGAATCTAAAAAAGTTTCAACCGgttcaaattcaatcaaacaaattcaattcaCTCAAgatgataaatttttaatttgtaataGATATCAACCAACcattcaaatttataatatagaGAAATTAACAgcaaataataccaatactaCAGAACCAACTTTTACTTTAAATGCAACAAGCCCAactaaatcaatttcaatttttactCATGAAATAAAACGTGCTTCAAAAACTGTTactcaatatttaatttcttcactCTTACAAAATTcacaaattaatatttgggCTTACTATCAAGATGATCAATATAATACAGATGCTGAAACTCCAATCACcgaaattacaaataaatcaaatcaaattatttcaatgaATTTCCATTCTGCTtctgaattaattttagctttctttgaaaaagaaaaatatcaatttgaAAGAGTT aaattttttgataaaaaatcatttattaaatcaattacagttgaaaatccaattgaatttgataaaactacaacaattaataataaaaaacaaaaaacatcAGAAACCATTTCAATTCAAGGAAATGCAGCAGAGATGAAACAAGATAAAGTTAATTtaccaacaattaaaaaatcaacagaTTCAATTGCATCAGCTGGTACAATCGTTGATTTAATTGCTCAAAGTTTGAAATCTGATAATGATAACCttttattatcttcaatTAAAGTTAATTTCAATGTTATTCAAAGTACTGTTAAATCATTACCATCTCCATACGCATATAGtcttttatcaaaattattaaaatatttagcaactgataattcaaaatc attaattgtTTTACCATGGATTAATTGCATTATTAAAGATCATTCaagttatttattatcagtaccaaatttatcaaagaaattatcagttttaaatacaattattcaagataaatttgaattacataatagattatcaaaattggttggtaaatttgaattaatttctaGTCAAACTAAAGGTGATAAAACTGAATCAATCGATTATGAACCAAGTCTTGTTTATGATGAAGCTAGTGATAATGAGCAACAAGATGCTGATGGTGATATggttgaagaagatgatgaagatgatgaatctGATGAATTCGATGGTATGGAAGGtgctgatgatgaagatgatgaagaaatcGATGATGACATCGCTGATTTAAtggatgatgacgatgatttataa